A single region of the Bacillus cereus genome encodes:
- a CDS encoding hemolysin XhlA family protein → MEGLQDVRNDVHEIKQDIKDIRLEIKSLEMRTTGNEKDIININKQLDKISNNTTWILRLIVGGIIGAALTFLMKGGGM, encoded by the coding sequence GTGGAAGGATTACAAGATGTAAGGAACGATGTTCATGAAATAAAGCAAGATATCAAGGACATTCGTTTAGAAATTAAAAGTTTAGAGATGCGAACAACGGGTAACGAAAAAGATATTATCAATATCAACAAACAGTTAGATAAAATTAGCAACAATACTACCTGGATCTTACGGCTTATTGTAGGTGGGATTATAGGCGCAGCACTCACTTTTTTAATGAAAGGAGGTGGTATGTAA
- a CDS encoding holin, giving the protein MFEITVMIGIVIGLSQIAKTIGLQTKYVPLLNLTLGIVLGVLFLGGDIKTNVFQGIIIGLSASGLFNHTKIMKKDVDAK; this is encoded by the coding sequence ATGTTTGAAATTACTGTAATGATTGGAATTGTAATTGGTCTTTCACAGATTGCAAAAACAATTGGATTACAAACAAAATACGTTCCGTTATTAAATTTAACGCTTGGCATTGTGCTAGGCGTTTTATTTTTGGGCGGAGATATCAAAACAAATGTATTTCAAGGAATCATCATTGGACTATCTGCAAGTGGATTATTTAACCACACAAAAATTATGAAAAAGGATGTTGATGCTAAATGA
- a CDS encoding glycoside hydrolase family 55 protein encodes MPINLHRWKGTAQNREFRNNTNSNWDQLEKSHNGIEEISDQAKRVADDANQKAKEANNLSESVQEQFNQVVIDGDSSVEAAQARVDEDGVAHPTLKARVDHESKKISGLAQKIDWIDVRDYGFIGDGIVDDTKVIQNAAADLPGKGTLKFPLSTFLLTKPIDIHVSDVEIDGSGSTIIWNGTTPLGNANRLIGMFNIKGSITTDKKLITSFDLKDKKNLYWATRGGAITLNDVSNLAIGDYVAVEIQTGGYNPNLLNTKVSILTKILNISLNTVYVEYVNPFPFPAQMTAGTLTKVNVVQNVKVKNFAIIDNTALKPGWVSTPFTSYPDADRTNIVSGISLQYAENCTVENVSGTNTKFPLVMANYTCRSKAININLEKPALIGGGEGYAVQFNSSLYCEATKCYGVSARHVVDFTASAFSNAKDIKGFDITTSTIQMHGAYEHDITFEDVIGKIGVVSGQTFGNANMNITFNRCSGTTISGLGFTVGYRLEKCNFEIDNVFTNAMFIDCDILWSSDLYESPDKRGYAIDSKIEIRGGLLTFDSSQDYCIIKDYDYIVINNGCNIKFVGITDGSVAGKNVDFENVKNFKVYKSVIDGVKLRPRGSYRTMEFSIDDNEIICKYAGPSISTKHLTNAVLIGTITNNTFTKIGNNASIAAAFPYPEDTIIGSTISATYSGNTFKGQLEVRFEPVGEKGTTIFTINTLRDGAKDVNKNKTNVTNLNNQIV; translated from the coding sequence ATGCCAATTAACTTACACAGATGGAAGGGAACGGCACAGAATCGAGAATTTAGGAACAATACGAATTCTAACTGGGATCAACTCGAAAAATCACACAACGGAATTGAGGAAATAAGCGATCAAGCCAAAAGAGTTGCAGACGATGCAAACCAAAAAGCAAAAGAAGCGAATAATTTATCTGAGAGTGTACAAGAACAATTTAATCAAGTTGTTATTGATGGGGATTCATCTGTTGAAGCGGCGCAAGCAAGGGTGGATGAAGACGGGGTAGCACATCCTACTTTAAAAGCACGTGTTGATCATGAATCAAAAAAAATCAGCGGTTTAGCTCAAAAAATAGATTGGATTGATGTCCGTGATTATGGATTTATTGGTGATGGTATTGTTGATGATACAAAAGTAATACAAAATGCCGCAGCAGATTTACCTGGAAAAGGGACACTAAAATTCCCGTTATCAACTTTTTTATTAACAAAACCGATTGATATACATGTTTCTGACGTAGAAATTGACGGCAGTGGCAGCACTATCATTTGGAACGGAACTACACCTTTAGGTAACGCGAACCGTTTAATTGGAATGTTCAATATAAAAGGGTCAATTACAACAGATAAGAAGCTTATTACATCTTTCGACTTAAAAGATAAAAAGAATTTATATTGGGCAACACGTGGTGGTGCTATTACACTAAACGATGTGTCAAACTTAGCAATTGGTGACTATGTAGCCGTAGAGATTCAAACGGGTGGTTATAACCCTAATTTACTAAACACGAAAGTAAGTATACTCACGAAAATACTAAATATTAGCTTAAACACTGTATATGTAGAGTATGTTAATCCATTTCCCTTTCCTGCACAAATGACGGCAGGAACATTGACAAAGGTTAACGTTGTACAGAATGTTAAAGTTAAAAACTTCGCAATAATCGATAATACTGCGCTGAAACCTGGATGGGTAAGTACTCCATTCACTTCCTATCCAGATGCAGACCGAACAAACATAGTATCAGGAATATCTTTACAGTATGCAGAGAATTGTACTGTTGAAAATGTGAGTGGAACGAACACAAAATTCCCACTCGTTATGGCCAATTACACATGTCGTTCGAAAGCGATTAACATAAATTTGGAGAAACCAGCGCTAATTGGTGGAGGCGAGGGGTATGCGGTGCAATTTAATAGTTCGCTATATTGTGAAGCTACTAAATGCTACGGTGTGAGTGCTCGACATGTTGTTGACTTCACAGCATCAGCATTTTCTAATGCGAAAGATATAAAAGGATTTGATATAACTACATCAACAATTCAGATGCATGGAGCGTACGAACATGATATTACATTTGAAGACGTTATCGGAAAAATAGGTGTAGTAAGCGGACAAACTTTTGGTAATGCGAATATGAACATTACATTTAATCGCTGTTCTGGTACGACTATTTCTGGTCTAGGATTCACTGTTGGATATAGACTAGAAAAATGTAACTTTGAAATTGATAATGTATTTACAAATGCTATGTTTATTGATTGTGATATTTTATGGTCTTCTGATTTGTACGAATCGCCAGACAAGCGTGGTTATGCTATAGATTCGAAAATAGAAATACGAGGTGGTTTGCTAACATTCGATAGCTCTCAAGATTACTGTATTATCAAAGACTACGATTATATCGTAATCAACAACGGATGCAATATAAAATTTGTTGGAATAACGGATGGTAGCGTAGCTGGTAAAAACGTAGATTTCGAAAACGTAAAGAACTTTAAAGTATACAAAAGTGTGATCGATGGGGTTAAATTACGCCCGAGAGGGTCATATCGTACGATGGAATTCAGTATCGATGATAACGAGATTATTTGTAAATACGCAGGGCCTTCTATTAGTACGAAACATTTAACTAATGCAGTATTAATCGGAACTATTACAAATAATACATTTACGAAAATAGGAAATAACGCATCTATTGCAGCGGCTTTTCCTTATCCAGAAGATACAATCATTGGTTCAACAATTAGTGCAACGTATTCAGGGAATACATTCAAAGGACAACTTGAAGTAAGGTTCGAACCTGTAGGTGAAAAAGGAACGACTATATTTACAATAAATACATTGCGTGATGGTGCTAAAGATGTAAATAAGAATAAAACAAACGTAACGAATTTAAATAATCAGATCGTTTAA